A segment of the Triticum urartu cultivar G1812 chromosome 1, Tu2.1, whole genome shotgun sequence genome:
gagtctccaccatatatgagaggacgaagaagcccgactcttgtcgtgggggtcgtttctccttcttcttcgagtgctagacctttgttatgcactaggggaagaaggagtaacgaccatcaccgacggtcgcaaatgtcagagaggagtcagtgagggagagttccaccatatatatatgagaggacgaagaatcccgaatgttgtcgtgggggtcgcttctccttcgttcccgtgtgctagacattttggtgtaatgcaccCGGGGACAAAGTGAGGAGCGACCATCACCGAGAGTCGAATATATACACCACAtgagctgagagttttcaagaaaagacttgacagaccgatagtcaacccgtgatgaataataatgatctaatttagtttttgtagtacatatatttaattgtacaagtttaatctttgaattatgaacgtaggaaatgtcgtcatcagacgacgaaagtctctcggggaagtgcagctggtgccacgacgatcgaggtctgtgcgacatgcctcacctggacgatgatcggcgcttcaacattaagctcgaggagatcttcgatgttgaaacggtacgcaacgacgacaagtgtttttccgtaattaagcatgactaaaactatttcaacgtgtaattttcatcttttacaattcgagtagcttatcccatgccatgcaaggcgctatgtcttggagaggatggattttgaagactaTGAAAgttttgaaacaaagaaaattcacctaaggactcatcatgatGTGAATTTTGAAGTAAAACTgtacaattctgagagcgtaactcATTTTGGTTGCGAAAAATGGGAAGCACTTTgtaagatgtatggttttgatgagggaatgcttgtcaccatggatcttgatGATCCTGAAATcaagcaagacaatatggacatttgggtcattgttgatacgcctccaattctaacgctatgtgagtttctcaaacatagttattagctaatttatattgtttatttcaaaatagttgacatcttattttcattgacagcttattttcattcttcaaagaatgtgcgggagatggtagacaaaactcactacaccgatggctccgaattaacttacaaggagaaaatcatctggtcggattttgtactgacattgagaattacaatatctacaatcaaactcctcaacattatggtcaatacgtgccactagtgcatgtgttcaactacggtaactaccatggagatatcctggtaagattttttactattacgacatccgtgcatcttttgcatacttctaaaactagtacatcattgctaactatgaagttattactatgtttttcaacagataatcccagagaattgtgtgcctcatttgatgtatcagaaaggtagccttaatgttttgaacatacagccaggtcatcctacgaatctcaactgtccataccagatttctaaaagaagtggagacatgcaaatcaaaggatggaaaaaatgtatggacagtcgtaaggaggttcttggaagcaaaaggaagcgaagcgcaagaattggagacaggatgatctccattctccataatggagagtcagggtctatttttctttatgctattttaccttaaagagggtatttaggtcctacctaatactgatgatcatgtgctaagaacaattaagtatggttggttcgatgactatgaggatgaggattgtatgacttgttattaataacgagtagaagttgtatgataatgattagtaggacttgttattatgatgatgcatgatgcgagcatgaagagttattatatatctgtgggtgaaatgaacatggattggattgaagtgaaggcaacatgcatgtggtgcatgtcgaaagtagtacaatcgaaacttgatcaagttaggattagaattactttcgacatgcaccacatgttgcctcacatcaatctaagtcatgtttaggcatagcagtagcagtagcacggagataagagaggacacatcTCTCTATTAGCTACCTATATACgaacctaaattaacccccaaaaccccTAAACCACCTCCTTTAAAAAAACAGCTactgaaatgctgacgcgtggaagcttattggtcccggttggtgctaccaaccgggaccaaaggccctcctgcctgggctcgccggagcggccacgtggaggcccatctgtcctaGTTTGTATAAGAAATCGGGACTAAAGGcctagggcattagtaacgaccctttagtcccggttccccaaccgggacagatgggccttatgaaccgggacaaattagcctttttctactagtgaagtGCTGGCAACAAAGTGCTTTGTCTGGTTAATTCTAGTAAAATGAGCAGATACGTTACATCCAGGTATTATCAATACTGGATTGCTGTATACAACATTTAAAATAGCTTCTGATGCTAAAGTTGCACTTTCGATGTCATACCACCAAGAATTGTGGTAGATCAAGTGGAGTCACATGATGAAGTCATATCTTATTTATTGGCTTTTGAAAGAACATGGCATGCCAAGATATCGAACACAAAATGTATGGAGCGACATGAGTCCATGTTATCAGTAGTTTCTAATAATTTTTTATGCCTTTTCATGATTTTGGTAGTTGAATGCCATGACTTTTGATTCAGTACACGTGTATTTGCATAAAAAAAATTGACCTTAAATGTTTGCCCTGGCTAGCTTCAATTTGTGGGTCCGCCACTGCTTGGATCACTGACGTAGCAGCTTCGGGTGGATAACAGTTTCAAACATTTCTCAACCAAGGAGAATATTTAGCAGAACCACTgtcaaaagaaaaggaaaatccaGCTCTCCGGCCACGCGTCGCCCCGCCCGCCGTCGCACGCACGCACGCTCGCGACGCGCGCTCGTCCACCTCCTAATTTAGGCGCCCCTCCCTCTCCACCCACCGACGCGACGCGGCCGCAGACCCGCAGCGTAGACCCACCCCCCTCCCCGCCACCGGAAGCTCTCGCTCCTGACCTCGACGGATCGCACGCGCAGCAATGCATCAGCCCGACTCCCCGGCCTCGCGCAGCGGCACCCCGCGCCTGCGCAAGCGCGACTCGTCGGCGCCCTCCACCCCGCGCGCGCCCCCCTGCGGCCTCGGCGGCGTCGGGAGGCGGACCACGTTCCGGGAGGACGTCGGCCACGCAGCCGCCGAGACATACCTCGTCACGCGCCTCACCTTCATCCTCCTCCGCTCCCTCGGGTACGTAATTAATGCGGCCACACGATCGCATTGATCCGATCCACATTTGGCGACGAACAGGATCAGAATGATTGGCATCACACCACACGCAAATTTCTCCAACCGATCCAAACATTTTTATTCCGTAATAATGTCCATAGGAGATCTCTGTGCGGCCAAGTGCTATAGACCCCGGTGAATGATTCCTAAGTGATTTAACCTTCTCTACAATATCTACTCTCCCAGTACGTACGTAGACCTTATGATAATCTTCGTTACTCAGCTCAAGCTCATTGCAGCGGAGTAATTTTCAGTGAATGTGATTTTTCTGTTATGCACCCAAGTTACATATTTCCCAATATACAATGACTGCctattactccctccattccataatgtagtgcgCCCGTGCTTTCCGAGATTCAAGTTTGATCGTAAATTTAACTACCGAGACCGactgcggcgggagcaaaaattataccACTGAATTCGTATTTTTGATATCAATTTAAATATATAATTTTTATCCCCGCCACAgtcggtctcgttggttaaatttacggtcaaagttggaTCTCGGAAAGTACGGgcgcactacattgtggaatggagggagtaatcTATTCACCAAAACATCCAAGCGCATTATGGTATTTTTGCCCAAAAGAAGTCTATATGATTGAGGTTGACCATATTTTTTACACTTCCTTTATTTTTTCAGGGTAGGCTCTCGGTGGATATGTCAACTTCTTGCGCTCCTAATATATGCAGTTTTACTTATGCCCGGCTTCATAAGAGGTGTGTGAAAATCGAGTTCATCTTTCGTCTCATCATGTTAGTTATCATCATGATGGTCACATATTCTTGGCTCTTGCCAATAAGTGACTTTTAGCTTGTTAAATTAAATTGCCCTCTGCACAATTGGTAGATGTTGTTGAAGCTTTTTCATCATTTCTAACATATGCATTTCATTCATTTGGATTGCCCAGTTGGGTACTATTATTTTTTCTCAAGTCAGGTTCTTAGAAGCATAGTGTATGGAGACCAACCAAGAAATAGGTAAGCAGAGTTACATACTGCAGAAACAAAAAACATCTGAATTTTTAGCCATGTTAGCGTTACTGAAAATCATAATATACAGGTTGGATATGTACATACCCACTGATCGTAGCAAACCCAATCCAGTTGTGGTATTTGTAACTGGTGGAGCTTGGATCATTGGGTGAGTGAAATTTTTCTCAAGACGTCTTTCTCGGTGACTTCCATTGTTGATGGTCATGATTCTGTGTAGTTACAAGGCGTGGGGTGCCCTTCTTGGAAGGCGGTTAGCAGAGCGTGGAATTATAGTTGCTTGCGTTGATTATAGGTGCTTACCTTTGATGGCATTTCTATCTAATTTCATGACTTCTAGGCGAGTGAGTATCGATTTACATATGCCTAGTTGATGAAATATGTAAATATATCTTGCAGAAATTTCCCCCAAGGAACAATAAGTGACATGGTCTGTGATGCTTCTGAGGCAATTTCATTTATTTGTGATACTGCTGCTAGCTATGGAGGAGATCCTAATCAGTAAGTGATCCTTCGTTATATATTTATATCACAGTACACTACTATGGATGGACTATTTGAAACATCAGATAGACAGCTGTTCTTTTTATCATGAAGGAACTATGCACCGCACTTGAATATCTGATCCATTTGGGTGGTGATTCTATCCAAAGTCGTTGTTGTGTTTATCTATAGGCTATAGCACTAGTGTCTGAATGACTTAGATGATTGAAATGTATTCTACGTATATTAAGGATAAGCGCATTGAATTTCATTTGTGGATGGACCAGTGTTGTCTACATCGAGCTGCAGGGCTTTAGAAACACACCCTGCCCGCCTGGCCTAATGCAAAAATCAAGATGCACAATTTAGATTATTATATTTGCAAATAAATCAAGCACAAAATAACTTTGCAGCTCTATTTCCTTATACTTTTACCAATGACCTTTGTCAAGACATGAAACTTATTTATCATCAACCTATCGGATTTACTCTTTGAGCTCTGCAACCGTTCCGCCTTAGATCTCGTCTATTAAGATTTTCAGCTTGCTACATTAATAAACTTATTTACAACCAACCTACAGGATTTACTTGATGGGTCAATCAGCAGGAGCACATATCGCCGCATGTGCTCTCTTGGAGCAAGCAGTTAAAGAATCTCAAGGAGAAGAAATTTATTGGAGTGTTACTCAAATAAAATCATATTTTGGTTTATCTGGAGGGTGAGCTCTTAAATGAATTGTCATCTGTTGCCATTATATATATGCATGGATGATAATTGTTCTCACAACTCCTTAACCGCCTCTTAAGACCATAGTCATACATGTACGCTGTGTCTGATACATATTCGCACCTTCTGATAGATACACCAAAACTTCTCGTGATACGACCATCCATGACATATATACTCATTTATTTGCAGATACAACATGCAAAATTTGGTTGATCATTTTCATAAACGTGGTCTTTATCGTTCAATTTTTCTCAGGTAATATCATGATTGAAATTTGATTTATAAGTGTTGTTCCAACATTCCTTTAGTAGCACTTAAGTAAAGGTACTCAAGAAATTATGAACTGTTTATTTCAGCATAATGGAGGGAAGGAGATCATTGCCACAGTTCTCTCCGGAAATTGTCGCTAAAAAATTAACTCATGGAGCCATAGCTCTACTTCCTGAGATTGTACTTTTTCATGGAACAGGAGATTACTCGATACCATCGTCTGCTAGGTTGGACTACTTAACTCTCGGCAGATGCTTATTTTGAATGCAATGTTTTATAAATTAAGTGGCTATGTCTTTTCTCTTCCATCATTTGGCGCTTTCCAAAGATAAGAGCATCAAACTGAAATTTGAATATGGGAAGTCAAAGGTAGTCATTACAAATTATTTTTGGATTAAAATATTTCTGCACATTAAAGAACTTAAATCGGCAGTATAACCCAGAATGTATGGTTTCGCTGTTCTTTAATGTGTAGTTAGCACAATTTTAACCACTATATTTCTGCTTAACGTATTCTTATGTTCTTGTTCCATCTTCAACCTTCCAATCATTCTGTTTTATGTGTAGTAAAATATTTGGGGATGTCCTCAAAAAAGCTGGTGCAAAAGCTAAAGTACAATTGTACAAAGGAAAAAGCCATACTGATGTATTTGTACAGGTCAGTTATCTTGAATATCAGCTAGACTTTTGATAACCTGCCACTTCATTAATTTTGTGATCTTTGCTAACTGTGGTTGGGGAAACCCTTTTGACATTGCATCAAGAACGATCGATGAACAGGCTTTGATGTTCTTTGTGTTTTTTTATCGGAATTCGATAGGATGCGGATAATTAGCACACTGGACACTACTTTGTTTTCTGGAGTTCGAAAGGAACTTTGCATCGATatctttttatttttcttgctCGGATAAAGCTAGTCGTCTGAAAATAATATTTTTCTGAGGGTCCTGACATCATTTTTTCAATCCAGAATTGATTGTTTGAAGTTCTGACTTGTTTTTCATTGTAGGATCCACTTAGGGGTGGCAAAGACCCACTGGTTGAGGATGTGGTTTCTATAATCCACGCCGACGATGCAGTTGCACGCCAGAAGTATGATGATTCGGCACCTAGCCCCGAGCGCCTGGTTTCTGAGTGGCGGATAATGTTGGCCCGGCAAATTAGCCCTTTTTGAACAGGTTTTGATTCTCTCTACATGCCAGCCTTTTTGCGCTCTCAAAATGATCTTTCAGCCCAGTGTTGGTGTTTCACTTCGATTTTTTCAGTAATGATGTACTAATGAATTTGTTTGTATGCATGCAGGTAGATTATTTCATCAGCCATTAATTTGCTTGTTTATTATACTGTTCAACACGAATGCACTAGAATGCAAGAATCTGGGCACGTGTGTTCTAAGATGATGAATTGCATGAGGTCCAGGAGAATTGTCATACTTTTTTTTAATTGAAATTATCATAGTTTTGATAATACCAAGCAAGGGAGCTTCAAGCTCACCTGTCGCAGCATGTTCGCACTGAATAAAATATAGGTTGTAGGTAATAGCAAAAATTCCGTGAACATAGATCCGAGTTTGTATAGTTGGTACAATTACAAATATCAAGCAATTCATTGAAATTTAGATATATTGCTTTCGTACACAAGAGACGTGTTCCTGCAATAATCAAATACTATATCAAATTCGCACTATGTTTCACAGCTTGAGTCGTAAAATTGGATCATACTTGATGGAAGTGGGCCACATTTATATTCTTGTGTCGCCCCGTGCGAGCGACTCGAGGGCACAAGCCCTTGCGCCACCATGCTCCGTCCTCCACCCGATCCCTCGCTGCAGCATGAGGCTGGTGCCAGCCAAGTCTGAACCCCATCCAAGGAAGGTGGCAGCGAGGTCGTGCTGCTCTGTCCCGATGGAAGGGGTGGAGGGCCCTGGATCTGAAGGGGTGGCTCCGTCTGGTCATGTGCTGCTCCCTCATGGCAGAGGGCCTTGGGTCCAAGGCGTCCCCCCTGGTGTGGCCTCCCTATTCAGTGGTGCCGCGGGGctggggtggggtggggtggcTGGAAATCCACCGGCGGGTTGGTGCCGTGGCTAGCTGACACGGTGGCCAATGGCGCTGATCTGTCCTCTACCTCTATTCCCTGCTAGGTGCGCTACGTCTCACCGGACATGTCCACGTTGGATGCTAGTCGATCACCGGGGTGGGGTGGAGCGGGTGGAGTGGATCTAGATTGGGATAACTCCCTGGTCGGTTCCGGCTGGCCGCAACGGTGATGACGCTCGAGGGCACCGGTCTTCTTCCTGGAGATACCGTTCGGGTCTGCCCTACCTCTTGCCACCCTATTGATTCTCGGGTGAAAACCCTAACTGTGGTGGGCGGCGTGGCGCGATGGAGACTAAGGGTTGGACGCGGGTTGATGGACCTGCGTAGGATGGTGGTGTTTTCTGGCGTCATGGTGACGTCGACGGCAGTTGGACCTAGCAAGGTCAATGCGATGATCCTTCCTGAagatggcggcggcggatccTAGAGCGTATGCATGCGGTGAGCGTTGTGAGTCGCCTAGACCGGTTGGTGCTCTCAGCTTGCCAAGGGGCAACTTCTTGAGGCCACTGAATTAGATGATGCGTGTTGGTGCGGTCATGACACATCATCATACGTGTAGGTGTAGTGACTTTGTTTGAACTCTTCTATGCCTGGTCTCCTCTTTACCAAGCATAAGTACTCTAGTATATACTGCAAGCAATATGGGGTGCTATTGAACATTCATCGATATCAGTCCCCTGGATTTCACCCACCAGCCGCAGATTGTTGTTGTTGAGAGTGCAGCCTGGGACGGTTATTAAAGTAGCAATGCTTAGCTTATTTTCAGCTTCACGGAGAGTCACGGACTTCGCAGACGCGTCTGCCTGCATCCCTAATGGGAAGCAACCAGATTTCTTTGGTAAAAGTGTTGTCAAGAAACAAGTGCTTCGCTGACTCGAGAGTTTGATCGCAATTGCTGCACTTGGTGATCCCATCCTCTTGTTCTTAGCCTATCCGCCGTCCAAAGCCTATTTCGGAGGAGAGTCCAAATAAAGAGCCTGAGCTTCATTTCAGGCTTATAATGTTGCAAACCTTCTCGAGCATTGGAATAGGGATTTCGGATGACGAACTGGACATTGTAAGCAGATTTCACAGAGTAATTGCCATTAGCAGATAAGGCCCAAGAGATGTCATCGGGACTCAAGGAAAAAGTTAATTCTGTAGCTTGCACCATATATAGTCTGATGAAAGAATCATCCACCAAGTCAGAAGAGTTGATCCTAGCCAGGCCTCTCATCCAGATGCCAATCCACATTCTGCACCACCTCCTTTTGTTATGTGAAAAGTTTGGAACGAGAAAGCGCAAAGAGTTCTGGTTCCATCATCCCTGGGCGGCTTCCCATCAAGCCATATATGCCCTCAGAACTTGATCCTCTCACCATTACCCAGCGATAATTTAGCGCAAGAAGCGAAAAGATGCATATCCTTATGACCACACAAGCTTCGTGCAGTTCTGTTAACCTTGTCCCGTCCGAACTACGGCCATCTGAGCCCAAGGGCTTGACTGAGTGCATTTTGGGGCACAAGAAATTTCTTCTTAGCTTATCAACTTTCTTCTTAACTTGATGGGAGAGGATCAAGTTCCGGGCGCATTCCACAAGAAGTTTCTCCTTGGCTTATcaaatttcttcatcgtccactTATTGGGAGCGAACGCCGTTAGGAAATAGGCGGCCGAAGAATTGAGCACTGAGCTGATAAGGACCCAGCATGCCCGTCCTATTGCACAGTTTGAAGTTTGAACTTTCAACCCTGCAAATCCCAAACCTTCTTTTTTGCAAATTCCCGCACAGTCGCTGATGTCCAGAATGCTTACCTTTTTTTTAGGCAATCCAGAATGCTTATCTGGGTCGTTTGTTTCCTATCTGACGAAGGGAGATGGGCCAACCCGAGTTGGCCCATATATGGTTATCGGAGCAGCAGCCCAACTACGTAGGCCCAGAAAGCACACGCGTATAGCAGCTGTCTGACTGCCTGATCTAAGTTGCTCAAAAAAAAGACTGCCTGGTCTAaagttttttttagaaaaagacTGACTGATCTGAAGTCTAAACTGTTACTATATTTTTTTTATCCGATGGATGAGAATATCGAAATGCTGAGCAGGCTCGTAGGTCACCTAGTCTTACCATTTCTTAATTAACAAGACCATCAAGGCGTGTTGCCATGCCCATTCATTTTAAGTAAACAGATACTTTTTTTAAACATGAACAAAATAAGCATCTTGTAATTGTAGAAATGTTGAATTACAATGTGTTGATACTTTATAGAGGTAGTTGGAGGTATTTGAGTCAGAGCTGATGCACTCACGTAAATGCTTTCATTTTCCCCATCAAAATTCATGATAACAAGATTAAAAATTGGTGGAGCAAAAAAAAGAAACATATATCATCTTAGAGGCTAGCATTTGGCACATGATTCAATCGTAATAAGAATGTCATGTGTTCAAGAGGAATTCAACTCTTCGCATCAGGAAAGAGGAATTAGTGTCACATATAGTCCACCTCAACGACCTTCATGAGAAAAATAAAACATTTTTTTCAGCCAACGCACAAGAGATCTCTCAAAGGACGAACATGAAAGATAAGGTGGGTGATAAATATCTTGATGCCATCGTCGTGTGTAAGTTCCATGCTAGTGCAGTACTTCATCCTGCCTCCCGCAAATAAGTACTTCATCTTGCCGAGGCGCTCCTCTGGATAGCCAGAATGAAATAAAACCAACACATGAATTAATCATCAAAATCAACTTCTTGTACAGACTAGACTGCATCTCAAAGAAACCAACATTGCTCTTCCCGGCCCGTCGTGCACCTGTTAGTTGTGGAACCTGCCAGTGAGTGATTCGATCAAACACCCAAGTGACTGCAAGAGTAGAGGACGGTGGCACGTACATACAACCGCGGAAGGGGCAGAGAGGGAGAAAAAATCACATAAAAACCAAATTTCTATGGAAACCGATGTAAACCACGTGGAAACGATATTTTGATTGGTGCCAAACAGTAAATGTCATTATTCATTGTTGAATTTGTCCTTTCCATAGATCAACATGGTAATGTATTTGAACTTCGAATTTCGCAGTGCCAATAGAACATCACCCTCTTAACATGCTGCATTTTTCAGATTATTTTGAACCTTTCAAACATGGGTTTCACAAAGTTCTCTTTGAAACTTAGTTTTCATGTAATACCTCTCGGAGTGAAGAGCCACAACAACTTGGCATTGTCCGTTACCACCACGAGTGCAAGATCGTGATTAAGGTTCACATCGCTCGCTAGGGAAGACAAAAAGGATAGTGGCCGAATGAGATGATGTCATGAGTGACAACCCGGGTAGAAGCTTTCCTCGTTGTTCCACCGCCGTTCACCTCCAGATGTGACATTTCGCATTGAAGAGAGAAGACGCACGCGTGCAGGCCTGATACTCTTGCAGACTCATGCAGCAAAAAAGGCCCAGGCTTTTTTTAGGAGTTTGTATTTGCATCTTAGATGATGTTTTACGAGGGGAACCCTATTCTGCGTGTAGGTCACTACAAAACAACCTAGCGCCTACCCCCCTTCAGGAGCGTGGTCCTCTTTTGGGAAGGTtgttgaaagtgtgttatatcgattagagggggggtgaataggcgatttttacgaaagtcttcaaaacgtgagagttatgaagacaaacagcgaagattatgcctattactatgcagcggaaattagattacactaggccagccatggtcatgtattcaataaagtgaaag
Coding sequences within it:
- the LOC125540729 gene encoding probable isoprenylcysteine alpha-carbonyl methylesterase ICME, which codes for MHQPDSPASRSGTPRLRKRDSSAPSTPRAPPCGLGGVGRRTTFREDVGHAAAETYLVTRLTFILLRSLGVGSRWICQLLALLIYAVLLMPGFIRVGYYYFFSSQVLRSIVYGDQPRNRLDMYIPTDRSKPNPVVVFVTGGAWIIGYKAWGALLGRRLAERGIIVACVDYRNFPQGTISDMVCDASEAISFICDTAASYGGDPNQIYLMGQSAGAHIAACALLEQAVKESQGEEIYWSVTQIKSYFGLSGGYNMQNLVDHFHKRGLYRSIFLSIMEGRRSLPQFSPEIVAKKLTHGAIALLPEIVLFHGTGDYSIPSSASKIFGDVLKKAGAKAKVQLYKGKSHTDVFVQDPLRGGKDPLVEDVVSIIHADDAVARQKYDDSAPSPERLVSEWRIMLARQISPF